In a single window of the Atlantibacter hermannii genome:
- the hslO gene encoding heat shock protein has translation MAQHDQLHRYLFENYAVRGELVTVSETWKQILENHDYPQPVKNVLGELLVATSLLTATLKFAGDITVQLQGDGPMSLAVINGNNEQQMRGVARVQGDVPADASLKTLVGNGYLVITITPAEGERYQGVVGLEGDTLAECLEDYFLRSEQLPTRLFIRTGDVDGQPAAGGMLLQVLPAQNAQADDFSHLATLTETIKAEELFTLPANDVLWRLYHEEEVTLYDPQNVEFKCTCSRERCAGALKTLPDEEIETILAEDGEIDMHCDYCGTHYLFDAMDIAAIRNNASPADPQIH, from the coding sequence ATGGCTCAACACGACCAATTACACCGCTATCTGTTTGAAAACTATGCCGTGCGCGGCGAGCTGGTTACCGTATCGGAAACCTGGAAACAGATTCTGGAAAACCACGACTATCCTCAGCCGGTTAAAAACGTGCTGGGCGAACTGCTGGTCGCCACCAGCCTGTTGACCGCGACGCTGAAATTCGCGGGCGACATCACCGTACAGCTTCAGGGCGATGGCCCAATGAGCCTGGCGGTGATTAACGGCAACAATGAACAACAGATGCGCGGCGTCGCCCGTGTGCAGGGCGACGTCCCGGCGGATGCGTCCCTGAAAACGCTGGTGGGCAATGGTTATCTGGTGATTACCATTACGCCTGCTGAAGGCGAACGCTATCAGGGCGTAGTCGGGCTGGAAGGCGATACGCTGGCCGAATGCCTGGAAGATTATTTCCTGCGTTCAGAACAGTTGCCGACGCGTTTATTTATTCGTACTGGCGATGTGGATGGCCAGCCTGCGGCGGGCGGGATGCTGCTTCAGGTACTTCCGGCGCAAAATGCCCAGGCGGATGATTTTTCACATCTGGCGACGCTGACGGAAACCATCAAGGCCGAAGAGCTGTTTACCTTACCGGCCAACGACGTACTGTGGCGCTTGTATCATGAAGAAGAAGTGACGCTTTACGATCCGCAGAATGTGGAATTCAAATGCACCTGTTCCCGCGAACGTTGCGCGGGCGCGCTGAAAACCCTGCCGGATGAAGAAATCGAAACGATTCTGGCCGAAGATGGCGAAATCGATATGCACTGCGATTACTGCGGTACGCATTATCTGTTCGATGCCATGGATATCGCCGCGATCCGTAATAATGCCTCACCGGCGGATCCGCAGATTCATTAA
- the hslR gene encoding heat shock protein, whose protein sequence is MKEKMPSEVRLDKWLWAARFYKTRAIAREMIEGGKVHYNGQRTRPSKNVELEAEIVLRQGNDQRTVIVKGITDQRRPASEAVLLYEETAQSVENREKLALARKMNALTMPHPERRPDKKERRDLMKFKYGDDE, encoded by the coding sequence ATGAAAGAGAAAATGCCGTCTGAGGTCCGTCTGGATAAATGGTTATGGGCGGCCCGCTTTTATAAAACCCGCGCAATAGCGCGTGAAATGATTGAAGGCGGGAAAGTGCATTACAACGGACAACGCACGCGTCCCAGCAAAAACGTGGAGCTGGAAGCGGAGATTGTGCTGCGTCAGGGTAACGATCAACGCACCGTGATTGTAAAAGGGATTACCGATCAACGGCGACCGGCAAGCGAAGCCGTCCTGCTGTACGAAGAAACGGCGCAGAGCGTCGAAAACCGTGAAAAGCTGGCATTGGCCCGCAAAATGAATGCGCTCACGATGCCTCATCCGGAACGACGCCCGGATAAGAAAGAGCGCCGCGATTTGATGAAATTTAAATACGGTGACGACGAATAA
- the igaA gene encoding membrane protein IgaA, which produces MEEDIFGYGERMSTLLTVLATVLVLGIIAGVIYRLRLGQRRSLPLLPVVAGATSRKLTAEERSAVENYLESLNLTEQALTPTGSSKSPGTLTLTPQSNTVYAVTRAITRYGLSTDDPNKWRYYLDSVEVHLPPFWEQYITDDNNVEFIPTDTRPLVISLNGHSLVNANQDPAGYALERVTGSQASIRGEESEQIELLNIRQETREEHALGRPDGLREGLLIGVSFFFFFFCLMAPDVLIPWLAGGGVLLLAAGLWGLFAPPAKNTLREIHCLRGTPKRWGLFGESDQEQINTITLGIVDLVYPPHWQPFTQYDLGQKTDIDIYLDRRVVRQGRFLSLHDEVKNFPLQHWLRSLVLGTASLLVLLMLLFWVPLDMPLKLTVSWLKGAQSVEATSVEQLQKAGLKVGDTLKVSGTGMCNIHVPGTYSPRQSYPFMPFDCSQIIWNSARPLPLPESDIVNNATALTQAVNRQLHPQENDSRVNPQLRSAIQKSGMVLLDDFAEIVLKTQALCTAEDDCIRLKNALINLGNTKDWEALVKRASSGKLDGVNVLLRPVSAESLDNLVTTSTAPFFIRETNRAAQSLNSPAPGGFMIISEEGGDLVDQPLPPMSLYDYPPHEQWEEFQRLAEMLMQTPFRAEGVITSIRTDANGTEHISLHRIPDSAGLWRYVSTTLLLLAMVISTLYNSVQAIRRWQRHRARLSEIQQYYASCFNQQLIPPDEVQPLP; this is translated from the coding sequence ATTTTTGGCTATGGGGAACGCATGAGCACCTTATTGACGGTTTTGGCGACGGTGCTGGTTTTAGGGATTATTGCCGGGGTAATCTACAGGTTGCGCCTGGGGCAGCGCCGATCGCTGCCGTTGCTGCCGGTCGTCGCGGGCGCAACCTCGCGTAAATTAACGGCTGAAGAACGCAGCGCCGTTGAAAATTACCTTGAGTCCCTCAACCTGACGGAGCAAGCCTTAACGCCGACCGGGTCCAGTAAATCACCTGGCACCCTGACGTTGACGCCCCAGAGTAATACCGTTTACGCGGTGACGCGCGCCATTACCCGTTATGGCTTATCCACCGACGACCCCAATAAATGGCGCTATTATCTGGACTCAGTGGAAGTGCACCTGCCTCCGTTCTGGGAGCAGTACATTACTGACGACAATAACGTTGAATTCATTCCTACCGACACCCGCCCGCTGGTTATCTCACTTAACGGTCATTCGCTGGTCAATGCCAATCAGGACCCTGCTGGTTACGCCCTTGAACGCGTGACAGGCAGCCAGGCCTCTATCCGTGGTGAAGAAAGCGAGCAAATAGAACTGCTGAATATCCGTCAGGAAACCCGGGAAGAACACGCGCTTGGTCGCCCCGACGGGCTGCGGGAAGGTCTGCTTATCGGCGTGTCTTTCTTCTTCTTTTTCTTCTGCCTGATGGCGCCCGACGTGCTTATTCCGTGGCTGGCTGGCGGCGGCGTATTGCTGCTCGCCGCGGGGCTGTGGGGGCTTTTTGCGCCGCCTGCGAAAAATACGCTGCGTGAAATTCACTGCCTGCGCGGTACGCCGAAGCGCTGGGGGCTGTTCGGGGAGTCCGACCAGGAGCAGATCAACACGATTACCCTGGGCATCGTCGATTTGGTTTACCCTCCCCACTGGCAACCGTTCACTCAGTACGACTTAGGCCAGAAAACGGATATCGATATTTATCTCGATCGTCGCGTGGTGCGTCAGGGACGTTTTTTATCGCTCCATGACGAGGTCAAAAACTTTCCGTTACAGCACTGGCTGCGCAGCCTGGTGTTGGGCACCGCCTCGCTGTTGGTCTTGTTAATGTTGCTGTTTTGGGTCCCGCTGGATATGCCACTCAAGCTCACGGTTTCCTGGCTGAAAGGCGCGCAGTCGGTAGAAGCCACCAGCGTAGAGCAATTGCAAAAGGCGGGACTGAAGGTAGGCGATACCCTGAAAGTGTCCGGCACCGGCATGTGCAATATCCACGTTCCCGGCACGTACTCGCCGCGCCAGAGCTATCCGTTTATGCCGTTCGACTGCTCGCAAATCATCTGGAACTCGGCGCGACCACTGCCGCTGCCTGAGTCTGACATTGTCAATAACGCGACAGCCTTAACCCAGGCGGTGAACCGTCAGCTCCATCCGCAGGAAAATGATTCCCGCGTGAACCCGCAACTGCGCTCCGCGATCCAGAAATCAGGCATGGTGCTGCTGGATGATTTTGCGGAAATTGTTCTCAAAACCCAGGCGTTGTGTACTGCAGAAGATGATTGCATCCGCCTTAAAAACGCACTGATTAATCTCGGCAATACCAAAGACTGGGAAGCGCTGGTTAAGCGCGCCAGTAGCGGGAAACTGGACGGCGTGAATGTGCTGTTGCGCCCGGTCAGCGCCGAGTCGCTGGATAACCTGGTCACTACGTCTACCGCGCCGTTCTTTATTCGTGAAACCAATCGGGCCGCTCAGTCGCTTAACAGCCCGGCGCCCGGCGGCTTTATGATTATCAGCGAAGAAGGGGGCGACCTGGTCGATCAACCGCTGCCGCCGATGTCGCTGTACGACTATCCGCCCCATGAGCAGTGGGAGGAGTTCCAGCGCCTGGCGGAAATGCTGATGCAAACGCCGTTCCGCGCCGAAGGGGTGATTACCAGTATTCGTACCGACGCGAACGGCACTGAGCATATCTCCCTGCACCGCATCCCTGACAGCGCTGGCCTGTGGCGTTACGTCAGTACCACATTGCTGCTGTTAGCGATGGTGATCAGTACGCTTTACAACAGCGTACAGGCTATCCGCCGCTGGCAACGCCATCGCGCACGCCTGTCTGAAATCCAGCAATATTACGCAAGCTGCTTCAACCAACAGTTGATCCCTCCTGACGAGGTCCAGCCCCTCCCCTGA
- a CDS encoding putative hydrolase, whose product MHLDIAWPDVDTVLLDMDGTLLDLAFDSHFWLTLVPETLSQQRGITLEEAHLYIRQEYHAVQHTLNWYCLDYWSERLGLDICAMTTQQGPRAVLRDDTVPFLDALKACGKQRILLTNAHPHNLAVKLEYTGLGAHLDLLLSTHTFGYPKEDQRLWEAVQAHTGLNPARTLFIDDSEPILDAAARFGIRYCLGVTNPDSGVAEKIYHRHAALNDYRRLIPSLHPFCKTGDDHERENAV is encoded by the coding sequence ATGCATTTAGATATCGCGTGGCCAGATGTGGATACCGTGTTGCTGGACATGGACGGCACTCTGTTGGATTTAGCCTTCGACAGCCATTTCTGGCTGACGCTGGTGCCTGAAACATTGAGCCAACAGCGCGGCATTACGCTTGAGGAAGCGCATCTCTATATTCGCCAGGAATATCACGCCGTCCAGCATACGCTAAACTGGTACTGTCTGGATTACTGGAGCGAGCGGCTTGGCCTCGACATTTGCGCGATGACCACGCAGCAAGGCCCGCGGGCGGTTTTACGCGACGATACGGTGCCTTTTCTGGATGCGTTGAAAGCGTGCGGCAAGCAGCGAATATTACTCACGAACGCGCATCCGCATAACCTGGCGGTGAAGCTTGAATACACCGGTCTGGGGGCGCACCTTGATTTATTACTTTCCACCCACACATTTGGATATCCGAAAGAGGATCAGCGACTGTGGGAGGCCGTACAAGCCCACACCGGACTCAATCCAGCGAGAACGCTGTTTATTGACGACAGCGAACCGATTCTGGATGCCGCCGCGCGGTTCGGCATTCGTTATTGCCTTGGCGTAACCAATCCGGACTCCGGCGTGGCGGAAAAAATCTATCACCGTCATGCCGCGCTGAATGATTACCGTCGGTTAATCCCCTCATTGCACCCCTTTTGCAAAACAGGTGACGACCATGAAAGAGAAAATGCCGTCTGA